The Plasmodium brasilianum strain Bolivian I chromosome 5, whole genome shotgun sequence region tataaaatgtaatgtaataagaaaatacTCTTATATAGGAAAACATCCACATTATAAATTAGCCACAGGATCCACaaacaaacatataaatgGAAATGGAATTGTAAACAGAATTGTGAGCGGAATTGTAAATGgaagtagtaatagtaatattaatttaaataggtatagaaatagaaatatatgtagatataaaaataaaagggtATATAATAACGGGAATgacctttttaaatattttaccaCCTTAGTTAATGAAGACATAGAAAAacataaagaagaaaagaaaaaaagaaggaactATTCCGTTACTTATATACAGAAATTACCTAAAAAGAACATTTTGCTGAAAAGATGGAAATATGATTTATTTGAAAagattaaagaaaaaatgaaaagagatgaagagttaaaaaaaaggacaaagttatgtagatataaatataaattacctattgatttttttaaattgggGGATGAGCTAAGAGGTAAAGTTGTTCAAATACACGACCACTTAATTAAAGTAGATGTTAACTCAATACATTTTGCTcatttgtatattaaaaGATACTTTGATGAAAAAGCacaaataaggaaaaagtaTGAAATAGGAAAATACATTGATGTCGTTATATGTTACATTCATAAGAAAAACAACATCATACAAGTTACAGATAATGAACAGGAAATAAAAGATTTGAGGacaaatttacaaaaattgaaGGAGGTTTGTCATTTAGGAGAGCCAACTAAGGAGGGAAATGAACAGAGTAGCAGGCAGGAAAATAACGATAATTATGGGGGGGGATGTACAGATGAAAAAACAGATGACGAGTTGAATGCTGAATCGGATGAAGAATCGGATGAAGAATCGGATGAAGAATCGGATGAAGAATCGGATGAAGAATCGGATAACGAATCGTATGAAGAATCGGATATCGAATCGTATGAAGAATCGGATAACGAATCGTATGAAGAATCGGATAACGAATCGTATGAAGAATCGGATAACGAATCGTATGAAGAATCGGATGACGAATCGTATGAAGAATCGGATAACGAATCGTATGACGCAGATGGTAAAGACAATCATGAACTCAGAAATGCAGGGGGCACGTTGCACAACGAGGTGCACCAgggtgaaataaaaaagggcGCTAAGTATGTGTATGACACagacaaaattaaaaaagagttAGGAGTAAATTTCCGAACAAACGAAGAGACAAACGATTTGATGTATAttaaggaagaaaaaatagatgagaaaaaaaaaaatatcacaGAGTATAAAATAGAAGATGAAGTTGATGGGGTTGTGAAATTCATAAATGAAGAAGGAGCATACATAGATATTGGGTGTAAAACGCTtgccttttttaatttaggacattataataaagatcccaatcattttttttcacacaagaaaaaaaaaagaatagaaaTTAAtgatcatttaaaaaatttgaaaatacgaaaaatagatgtattaaataatagaatAGAAGTTAGTATGTACAATCTACGAGAGGAAGCTTGTTTGCGAATTGTAAATCAACAAGAAACattaaaagaacaaaataaatatattccttGTTCATCTTTTATTACTCATAATTATCATATGATTaactatattaaaaaatataatgaattaaaaaaaaaaaaaaaaaatgtatataatttatttgaaaaagagGAACAGCTAAGTAAATTGCAGAAAGTTAcccatttaaaaaaaagtcagATAACtccatttattttaagttaCAATGCATTATCATCTCCTAATACTAATTACCAAGATATGTTAGAtcaaaataaagataatgaagaatttttaaaagaaattggTGCCATTCCAGCTAGCCAAGATCAGGGTGACACCATGAATTTAGATGTAttgagaaagaaaaataagacattaaaagaagaaatagataattttagaaaattttgTCATGAAACcgatgaaaatgaaaatcatcaaaaagaagaagaagcaaaaatacaaaataaaattgcatataatgtaaataattttctaagTGGGCATTCCTTGTCTTTTAATGACTTGTTAGAGGAAGAGCaacaaaatgaagaagaCAGTCAAGACCCACGATTGGCTGATACAAATATGCATGCAGAACATGATGAGCAGGAAGACGATgatttattccattttgcGAATAATCGAAGTAGTGGTAAAATTGATCGCTATGGAAATTCATTAGTAGAAGGCAACAAAGGGACTCTGTTGtacctaaaaaaaaatttgcctCAAATAAAACGAAGTGTATTGGAAAAATATAGTACAAATAATCTTAAttgcaagaaaaaaaataaaatttcgcATGAATTTTCTAGTGAATTGTTAAATGCGGGGGAGAAGCAGCAGATGGGAGGAAATCCTTACCTAGTAGAGGGAGCAACAAATAGTCGAGGATTCCAAAATGAGTTTAGCAGGAATAGGGGAAAACATTTTGATCAGAAGGACAAGGAAAAATATGATGGTGGAAAGGATGAGGAGAATTATgatgaagataaaaaatatgaggGTGACAAATATGATGAGGATGAGAATTACGATGAGGATGAGAATTACGATGAGGATGAGAATTACGATGGGGATGAGAATTATGATGAGGATGAGAATTACGATGAGGATGAGAATTATGATGAGGACGATAATTATGAAGATGAAGCAGAAAAGGACCCCTTTGGAAAGAAAAACACCATGAAAGACCGCTTATATGTAgatgaaaagaaagaaagaaagaaggaaaaaaaaaagaaaaaaaaagacatattTGCGGACAATGAAGATATAGATGAAGATCTTCTACCTAATGATGGAGGACGGGGAATACATGGAAATAGCGGAACGGAAGACTATAAGGAAAACGATAAtaaagatgaaaataatgaatcattttttaatgtaaaaaagaatttgaaatatattttgaaacaaaaattaaacatgAATTTAACAAATGATAGGGAAAAATGCATAGAAGAAGCATCAAAACTGTTTGGTGAAGATATAAGAACATGGGacgaaaaaatgtattattattttggaAGCAAAGAAAGTGTATCTCTAGACAATTTGTCTATTTATGATGATGATGAGTtcaaaaataacataatgGATAAGCCGACAGATCAATTTAGCGAATATGACAAAATATTGGATTCAGAAAATTGgcacatatataatgaaaaaaattttttaggTGCAAAGTATGGAGAAGAGGGTGGCGATGATATGACTAGCAATAAGTACAAAGTatatagtagtaataatgcTGACAGTTGTAGTGTCAATAAGGCAGATGAAAGAAACAGCAATGCAAGGGAAGAGGACTCGAATTATTACTCACCTAAGACtaatgtaaaagaaaaaacagaaGAAGGAAACGTTTGTCAACAGAAGGATGTTACTTCCATTTCTAGCCATGCAAACAACAAACAAGATGATGAGTATGAGGAGGATATTGAAGATTACATAAACACCTTTGTAAATGACGAAAATGGCGAAGAGAAAGAGAGGGacaaaaatgacaaaaatgacaaaaataacaaaattgaCCAAAAGGACAAAAATGTGCAGGAGAAACATACTCAAATAATTGAACATGTTCTGAAtctacaaagaaaaaaaaaagaccaACGAGACCCCTCAAACCAAAGCACAGAAGGAAACGCTTTAAATCGGAACAATTATATTAAgcaaatagaaaaaaatcaTATGAATGACTTTACAGAGAATATTGAAAAGTTAGGAAGCGATAAAGAGGAAGATAATAAGTCCATAAACTCAAACGAAATAAACGTTGGCGACATTGTCAACAAAGCTATAAACATTGgaaacatatttaaaaagaataggATAACAAAATTACTAAAACAGAAGAAGTCAGAGCTTAAGAATTCTAACAGTGATGATAGTGAGAGCATTTCAGGTAGTAATTTAAATGATTCAACGAGCAGATCCATTTTCAGAATAAATAAAGCCATAAAATGGAATGAAAAGCAAAATCCTTTGGAATTAaacgaaaatgaaaaatatgaaaaaaatcgTAATGAAGACTTTGAAAATGGTAATAACAAGGACCAGTGCAATGAACTAAAGGCATATAAGAATGCATCATACGAGGTAAAAGGAGGCGAGGGTGCTAAAATGTATTGTCTTATATTAACCATTGgtctatatatacatggacgtatgtataatttttatgcacatatatatatttatttaatgcaAACAAAATTTATGTGAAATTTCCTATACGTATTTAAATGaacttgtttttatttttccttctaACGCAGGTGCAAGGCTATTacaagagaaaaagaaaaatgagaaGTATTCAAGATTTAGAGGATATTGAGTCAGAGAAGGAAGAAGATATTGTTTTAAATGATGAAGATTTCGTCAATAAACCATGTGACAGTGGTAGTAGTGGAAGTAATGGTAGtgatagtagtagtagcagcagCTGCCGTGGTAGAAGCAAAGAGAGTGCTCATTATTCGTATGAAGATAATAATTCATGCTTAAAATTAGACGATAAAAAGGACTTATTACTTTTGCACGGACagtatgataaaataatagaagaTAACTATTTGGAAAGAATtctagaaaaagaaaaaatttacaacAAAAATGTTGCAAAAGAAATTGATTTATTAATAGAAAGTTTTAGATATGTGAAAGTACATCCAGATAAGttaattgaatatttttataatgagaagaaaaagaattctACGGCAACAATAGCTGATGCTAGTTGTAGCAAAAGTATAAGTGCAGGAAAGAAGCATAGTGATGATATAAACAATTCAAACAACATGTTCAATGAAGGCATTAGCGATATAAATGAATCAGACCTTTATATGAATACTACAAAAAagggtaataataataatggtattacaagattaaaaaatcttttagaaagtaatataaataatgctaTGTCAGATGAAAGTGTCGCTTTAAAAATGTGGTCATTAAAATTAGGTCTTCTTAAACACAGCGATATGCATTTAAATGATGaagaattaattaattattttgttaaaaatcaaaaatttagaagagtattaaaattttataatgtaaGTACAAAGAATATAACTATTCCGcttatttacaaaattacaaaattgcTCTACTTTGAGAGACCCTTTCCCACTAAGGAGAAAAAACATAAGCTATACTTAAACTAAAATACCCTGAAAAAGGAGGAGTACTAAAAAAGAATTCAgagtaaaaaatttatgctCATTTGCCACTTGAATTACCCACAcaagaatttttatattacagtGGGTGAAGTTACAATAGCgttatgaagaaaaaaatgaaaaaaatggataaatgaaaaatagaaaattattaaatgtgtgaattcataaattaaatacgtatatatacatatatgtgcaccAGTAAATCCATATGTATACAACTGTACGTGCACGTTTGCGCTATGATACATTctttagttttttttcttttttttttgtacctAAATGATAGGAGTTGATAAAAACGAtaacaaaaacaaacaaaaaaatattttaataaaataatacgtTACATTATGTCACACTATATCACACTGCACTATATTTTCTTACGTTATACTACTGTGCCAAATATCTTTCCTTTGTGCAGACTTTCCAACGTTACATTGAACACAAGGGAGGAAACATATCACGAATAGAAATGCTCTTTTATCATGAGTTCATTGACAATCGGATCAAAATCTTCCAAAGggtcatatttatttagacgtttattttctttttcttgttctattttttttacctctTCTATAACTTCTGGTCTCTTACttagtttttttgttttcagaATATTTCGAAGCATTtgctcttttttataatttcctCTGTGTTTATAAAAGGTTTCAAATTTTAGGgaacaaaatttatttaaataatcaaTAAAATTCCTCTTTAAATGCTTTAATTCTAAGCTTGGTCTTACTATATTATGAATTCtattaagtatataataaatagaatCATccctaaaaaaattatattttcttctttcacGATCTATCAATTCATTGTTAGACtcaattttgtttatataaattctaCTCATTTCCTGTCTATGTCCATAAAatcttttgtaatttttttttggtttaaattttaaccgatatattttatttcctctAAAATGATTAATCACTGTTGCATTAATTCGTACATTATCTAAAAAAGGGGTTCCAAATGAATATATCCCTTCTTCATTACTGTAAAAAAATActctatttaaatatatatttttcttttcttcttgtTTTATTCTAAATACATCATAATATCTACCTTCCTCAACCCATCGTATCTTACCGCATATTTCAATTACACAAAACTTACCGCTTCTGTCTCGATCATCTTCGATTTCTGATAATTTTACCTGTGCTGGGGAACTTATTAATACGTGCAACTTGTTTCTTCTACTAAATTTGTGCTGGTCAAAAtttcttataaaatttatattgtatGTTTTATTACTAAAGGGTACtttttttgctttgtttacatataaaggcatatgtatacaacataaaattaaaaagggaatggagaaaaagaaaagaaagaaattcCTGCCtgaataaaacatatttccCCACGTTCATTTTTAacgtattttatattactcctcgcattttttatgaactttAACTTAAAATGGAATTTGATGCTTCTCTTTTCAGAATAAGTCATTTTTGCTTCAGCGAGAATATGTGTTCGTCAAACGTGTAAACGCGTACAGGCATTATgcatacatgcacatatcaatatatatatacatatatatatatatatatatatatatatatatttatttatttatttatacccatttgttatatatatacatttatttgcTTAACTCCTTTGAACTCAAAAAATGAATGtgaattttgtaaaatttacaataaaaCTTAAACATgcatttcaatttttctaaattgtGTTGTTTGGGCACAGTTAAGTACAATGGGATGGTGTTCggttaatttttctttttttttttgaaaagttcatgaaaaaaaaaaaatttcaaaaaaaaaggcacaTTCTGAACggtttagaaaaaaaaaattatacatatgaataacTACGCatcgtacatatatatacatgtatatatttacaatattcttacatgtataatattatgacTTGTACAGAAAACACAAGATTAACACCTAGGAGCATCATGCGATACAGCTATTTACCTATTGCCTATTTGCAAACATTTACTTCAATGTTCCAAGcgaataaaatttataaaaattccGTTCGaattatttatcatatagTGTTTGTTATAAAGTTTTGATTGTCAGAAAGTTGAAATATTGAGAAGATGGCATTTcgatatacgtatatatatttgttttgatgtgtatatttttttatatgtgtgTTATTGTATATGTACCATTTTTTGGATGATACGTATATGTCTGCATAAAATAAACGCTTGATCAACCACTTCAGCTGTCAAGTAaacaaaaagcaaaataaaacatcaCATGGAGAGACACAGAGAAATAAAAgtgcatataaaaaatgaaaattaaagtGAATACTactgataaaaatatttcttattatcTAATTAACACCAAGGGTAacgatatatatttttctgcaAAAATGCGTAAAAGGCAAAATAGCCTAATTTTTTAggggaaggaaaaaaaatatatatataaatataaatatatatatatatatatacacttgcatatatacatgcatacttacatgaatacatatgtgcatacgtaagtacataaatacatacatatgtttatactTTCAATTTTATATCGCCCCTTTCTGGGAAGAAAAGATTTCGTGAggaattttttgaaaaacttTTGCTTGACAGTAATCCCTTATCTAACAGTTCATGCGGTAATAAAGAGTTAcctaaattattattaaaatgagATAAATTAgatttaaatgttttatataccGGAAAGAAACTTAAGCCAAAATCTTCATCATAATCTTCCaggtaatgaaaaaatatatttcttaatttattatcaCCATTTGATTTATCattgtttttactttttattgaAAGTAAACTATTGAccttatttaaattataattagaattttttatttcatctaatatatttttttctttgttaatTT contains the following coding sequences:
- a CDS encoding hypothetical protein (conserved Plasmodium protein) encodes the protein MRCFILLVTLLVCFIKCNVIRKYSYIGKHPHYKLATGSTNKHINGNGIVNRIVSGIVNGSSNSNINLNRYRNRNICRYKNKRVYNNGNDLFKYFTTLVNEDIEKHKEEKKKRRNYSVTYIQKLPKKNILLKRWKYDLFEKIKEKMKRDEELKKRTKLCRYKYKLPIDFFKLGDELRGKVVQIHDHLIKVDVNSIHFAHLYIKRYFDEKAQIRKKYEIGKYIDVVICYIHKKNNIIQVTDNEQEIKDLRTNLQKLKEVCHLGEPTKEGNEQSSRQENNDNYGGGCTDEKTDDELNAESDEESDEESDEESDEESDEESDNESYEESDIESYEESDNESYEESDNESYEESDNESYEESDDESYEESDNESYDADGKDNHELRNAGGTLHNEVHQGEIKKGAKYVYDTDKIKKELGVNFRTNEETNDLMYIKEEKIDEKKKNITEYKIEDEVDGVVKFINEEGAYIDIGCKTLAFFNLGHYNKDPNHFFSHKKKKRIEINDHLKNLKIRKIDVLNNRIEVSMYNLREEACLRIVNQQETLKEQNKYIPCSSFITHNYHMINYIKKYNELKKKKKNVYNLFEKEEQLSKLQKVTHLKKSQITPFILSYNALSSPNTNYQDMLDQNKDNEEFLKEIGAIPASQDQGDTMNLDVLRKKNKTLKEEIDNFRKFCHETDENENHQKEEEAKIQNKIAYNVNNFLSGHSLSFNDLLEEEQQNEEDSQDPRLADTNMHAEHDEQEDDDLFHFANNRSSGKIDRYGNSLVEGNKGTLLYLKKNLPQIKRSVLEKYSTNNLNCKKKNKISHEFSSELLNAGEKQQMGGNPYLVEGATNSRGFQNEFSRNRGKHFDQKDKEKYDGGKDEENYDEDKKYEGDKYDEDENYDEDENYDEDENYDGDENYDEDENYDEDENYDEDDNYEDEAEKDPFGKKNTMKDRLYVDEKKERKKEKKKKKKDIFADNEDIDEDLLPNDGGRGIHGNSGTEDYKENDNKDENNESFFNVKKNLKYILKQKLNMNLTNDREKCIEEASKLFGEDIRTWDEKMYYYFGSKESVSLDNLSIYDDDEFKNNIMDKPTDQFSEYDKILDSENWHIYNEKNFLGAKYGEEGGDDMTSNKYKVYSSNNADSCSVNKADERNSNAREEDSNYYSPKTNVKEKTEEGNVCQQKDVTSISSHANNKQDDEYEEDIEDYINTFVNDENGEEKERDKNDKNDKNNKIDQKDKNVQEKHTQIIEHVLNLQRKKKDQRDPSNQSTEGNALNRNNYIKQIEKNHMNDFTENIEKLGSDKEEDNKSINSNEINVGDIVNKAINIGNIFKKNRITKLLKQKKSELKNSNSDDSESISGSNLNDSTSRSIFRINKAIKWNEKQNPLELNENEKYEKNRNEDFENGNNKDQCNELKAYKNASYEVQGYYKRKRKMRSIQDLEDIESEKEEDIVLNDEDFVNKPCDSGSSGSNGSDSSSSSSCRGRSKESAHYSYEDNNSCLKLDDKKDLLLLHGQYDKIIEDNYLERILEKEKIYNKNVAKEIDLLIESFRYVKVHPDKLIEYFYNEKKKNSTATIADASCSKSISAGKKHSDDINNSNNMFNEGISDINESDLYMNTTKKGNNNNGITRLKNLLESNINNAMSDESVALKMWSLKLGLLKHSDMHLNDEELINYFVKNQKFRRVLKFYNVSTKNITIPLIYKITKLLYFERPFPTKEKKHKLYLN
- a CDS encoding ribosomal protein L21 → MPLYVNKAKKVPFSNKTYNINFIRNFDQHKFSRRNKLHVLISSPAQVKLSEIEDDRDRSGKFCVIEICGKIRWVEEGRYYDVFRIKQEEKKNIYLNRVFFYSNEEGIYSFGTPFLDNVRINATVINHFRGNKIYRLKFKPKKNYKRFYGHRQEMSRIYINKIESNNELIDRERRKYNFFRDDSIYYILNRIHNIVRPSLELKHLKRNFIDYLNKFCSLKFETFYKHRGNYKKEQMLRNILKTKKLSKRPEVIEEVKKIEQEKENKRLNKYDPLEDFDPIVNELMIKEHFYS